One Coffea arabica cultivar ET-39 chromosome 5e, Coffea Arabica ET-39 HiFi, whole genome shotgun sequence DNA segment encodes these proteins:
- the LOC113690044 gene encoding uncharacterized protein: MCRRIFFAFLLFLCVSYSGEAQTTPHAPAPAPKFTNVSPAPSKTPVPAASPASSHASPVPSPSPKIPPTIPAASPKTSPSASPVQSPAASPRASPSASPVQSPAASAPLSPAPTPSSSASAPVPSLSPSAESPVNAPAVSPPASSPSGSPASSPVPATAEVPSAGASVPSTSATPAESPAMFPSSSSPPSRSPAGTSLAPETSQGPVADESSATSIHGGLTVLAGIALSAGFVI, translated from the coding sequence ATGTGCAGACggattttctttgcttttttatTATTCTTGTGTGTGTCGTATTCCGGTGAGGCACAGACGACCCCTCATGCTCCTGCACCGGCACCCAAGTTCACCAATGTGTCTCCGGCACCCTCAAAAACTCCCGTGCCCGCAGCTTCTCCGGCTAGCTCTCATGCATCCCCGGTTCCTTCTCCATCTCCGAAGATTCCTCCGACAATCCCTGCGGCTTCTCCCAAAACCAGCCCGTCTGCTTCCCCGGTACAGTCTCCGGCAGCTTCTCCCAGAGCCAGCCCGTCTGCTTCTCCGGTACAGTCTCCGGCAGCGAGCGCTCCACTTTCTCCAGCGCCCACTCCGTCGTCCAGTGCGTCTGCACCGGTCCCATCTCTTTCTCCGTCGGCCGAATCCCCGGTAAATGCTCCGGCAGTGTCACCGCCTGCATCATCTCCATCTGGAAGCCCGGCGAGTTCTCCAGTTCCGGCCACTGCAGAGGTTCCATCCGCCGGTGCCAGTGTTCCTTCCACTTCTGCGACACCGGCAGAGTCGCCGGCGATGTTCCCTTCGAGCAGCAGCCCGCCAAGTCGCTCACCGGCTGGGACGAGTTTGGCACCGGAAACTTCGCAAGGCCCAGTTGCTGATGAATCGAGTGCGACCTCCATTCATGGGGGCCTAACTGTTCTTGCTGGGATTGCTCTATCGGCCGGTTTTGTCATCTAA
- the LOC113743555 gene encoding probable pectate lyase 22 yields the protein MSIFSLFPLLISVYACMTSSARPFMPMSDATGWRSIKNSTTQPGTDSCRTGNPIDDCWRCDPDWETNRKVLADCAIGFGRNAVGGRDGDFYVVTTEADDPKNPSPGMLRHAVIQDEPLWIIFDRDMDINLDEELLMNSYKTVDGRGHNVQISNGPCITIQNVTNIIIHGIYIHDCVQAGNAVIADGPNHYELRGISDGDGISIFAARDIWIDHCTLSSCHDGLIDAVFESTAITISNNYMFKHNEVMLLGHNDNFTADENMQVTIAFNYFGEGLIQRMPRCRHGYFHIVNNVYTGWEMYAIGGSANPTINSQGNVFIASNDDETKEVTKRESPLGYEDWKNWNWRSEEDLMLNGARFTASGQEAPDSYTKASSMVARPASILTNIVPFSGVLNCKIGQQC from the exons ATGTCAATTTTCAGTCTTTTTCCCCTTCTCATTTCGGTTTATGCCTGTATGACGTCTTCAGCACGTCCCTTTATGCCAATGTCTGATGCAACAGGATG GCGGTCAATAAAGAACTCAACTACTCAACCAGGAACAGATTCATGTAGAACAGGCAACCCCATTGACGATTGCTGGAGATGTGACCCTGATTGGGAAACCAACCGAAAAGTGCTAGCTGATTGTGCCATTGGATTCGGGCGCAATGCTGTTGGAGGCCGAGATGGCGACTTTTATGTTGTCACAACTGAAGCAGATGATCCCAAAAATCCTAGCCCTGGCATGCTCCGCCATGCTGTCATCCAAGATGAGCCTCTATGGATTATATTTGACCGTGATATGGACATTAACCTCGACGAAGAACTCCTGATGAACTCTTATAAGACCGTAGATGGTCGAGGACATAATGTGCAGATATCTAATGGTCCATGCATCACTATACAAAATGTCACGAATATCATTATCCATGGCATTTATATACATGATTGTGTGCAAGCTGGAAATGCTGTGATTGCAGATGGACCGAATCATTATGAGTTGAGGGGTATTTCAGATGGGGATGGAATATCAATATTTGCTGCTAGAGATATTTGGATCGACCATTGTACGCTGTCTAGCTGCCATGATGGACTTATTGATGCAGTGTTTGAATCAACCGCGATAACCATTTCTAACAACTACATGTTTAAGCATAACGAAGTCATGCTCTTGGGTCACAATGACAATTTCACCGCTGACGAGAACATGCAAGTTACCATTGCCTTCAATTACTTTGGAGAAGGTCTTATTCAGAGAATGCCCAG GTGTAGGCATGGTTATTTTCACATTGTCAACAATGTATACACTGGTTGGGAGATGTATGCAATAGGAGGAAGTGCCAATCCAACAATCAACAGCCAAGGCAATGTCTTCATTGCCTCAAATGATGATGAAACAAAGGAG GTTACAAAACGGGAGAGCCCATTGGGATATGAGGACTGGAAAAATTGGAATTGGAGATCAGAGGAAGATCTCATGCTCAACGGGGCTAGATTTACTGCTTCAGGGCAAGAAGCTCCGGATAGCTACACCAAAGCATCTAGCATGGTTGCAAGGCCAGCTTCAATTCTCACAAATATTGTACCGTTTTCAGGAGTTCTAAACTGCAAGATTGGCCAACAATGCTAA